From one Misgurnus anguillicaudatus chromosome 2, ASM2758022v2, whole genome shotgun sequence genomic stretch:
- the best4 gene encoding bestrophin-4: MTVSYTLKVANARFGGFSKLLFRWRGSIYKLLYREFLVFCVLYGFFSVLYRCILNENQQEQFERLARYCNKFAKLIPMSFVLGFYVTQAFQRWWGQYTSFPLPDNLMMVVSGNVHGTDEGGRLLRRTLMRYANLSSVLILRSISTRVRKRFPTLEDIVEAGFMTVEELKKLNHVYSDFNKYWMPLTWFANLASKARREGRVKDDIALRLLMDELNNYRSKCSMLFHYDWISIPLVYTQVVTLAVYSFFTSSLIGRQFIKSENPDDVHLDLYVPVFTLLEFFFYAGWLKVGELIINPFGEDDDDFETIQLIDRNIQVSMLAVDDMYQNLPPLEKDKYWVDKGPSYPSTTKKHVFMGSTHDMRILEDENEESVPISKTAAMFAVNVWPTSYHVNKQRSKSLQNLCLCCKAKCKDKTSVRALEIPLKSSMLSQPQIQDMSMQHGNHDESFLEDIETASQDP; encoded by the exons ATGACCGTGTCCTACACCCTCAAGGTGGCTAATGCTCGATTTGGAGGCTTTTCAAAGTTGCTCTTCAGATGGAGAGGAAGCATTTACAAGCTTTTATACAGAGAATTCCTGGTCTTCTGCGTACTGTATGGCTTCTTCAGTGTTCTATACAG GTGCATCCTCAACGAAAACCAACAGGAACAGTTTGAACGACTGGCACGATACTGCAACAAGTTTGCTAAACTCATTCCTATGTCCTTTGTTCTCG GCTTCTATGTCACGCAGGCATTTCAGCGCTGGTGGGGTCAATATACAAGCTTTCCACTTCCAGATAATCTCATGATGGTTGTATCTGGAAATGTTCATGGCACAGATGAAGGAGGGCGTCTCCTGAGACGCACTCTGATGAGGTACGCAAATCTCTCATCTGTTCTTATCTTGCGGTCCATCAGCACGAGAGTACGCAAGAGATTTCCAACTCTAGAGGACATCGTGGAAGCAG gaTTCATGACCGTAGAGGAGCTCAAGAAACTGAACCATGTATATTCTGACTTCAACAAATACTGGATGCCACTTACATGGTTTGCAAACCTGGCGTCAAAGGCAAGAAGAGAGGGCCGTGTCAAAGATGATATAGCCTTGAGACTGCTCATGGAC GAGCTGAATAACTACAGGTCAAAATGCAGTATGCTTTTCCACTATGACTGGATCAGCATTCCTCTGGTGTACACACAG GTCGTAACATTGGCTGTGTATTCATTCTTTACCTCAAGTCTAATTGGACGACAGTTTATCAAATCTGAGAATCCTGACGATGTTCATCTGGACCTGTACGTGCCAGTTTTCACTCTACTGGAATTCTTCTTTTATGCTGGCTGGTTAAAG GTAGGGGAACTCATCATCAACCCATTtggtgaagatgatgatgattttgAAACCATCCAACTCATTGATCGGAACATTCAG GTCTCTATGTTAGCAGTAGATGACATGTATCAAAATCTTCCTCCTCTTGAAAAGGATAAATACTGGGTGGATAAGGGTCCCTCTTATCCTTCTACCACAAAAAAGCATGTCTTTATGGGATCTACACATGACATGAG GATACTAGAGGATGAAAATGAAGAATCTGTACCAATCTCCAAAACAGCAGCAATGTTTGCCGTCAACGTGTGGCCAACTTCATACCATGTAAATAAACAACGGAGCAAAAGCCTACAAAATCTGTGTCTTTGCTGCAAAGCAAAATGCAAAGACAAGACTTCTGTGAGAGCACTTGAAATTCCTTTAAAGAGTAGCATGCTGTCACAACCTCAAATACAAGACATGTCAATGCAACATGGCAATCATGATGAATCCTTTCTTGAAGATATAGAAACAGCAAGCCAAGACCCTTAA
- the hectd3 gene encoding E3 ubiquitin-protein ligase HECTD3 → MSPGDNPHTLLGRIRFLNKCIECFRKSEQLPESLCYVPKEVCYKICKDSSSSSTSASSSTAGNSGGKSLVPVWESPHQAPHKKTSKCNIEPKKGTCIRTTGEEYCNSHGLWVKINKEQLEEYRPGLDIEEGWILLCKHTEGGDRLVPVESPDTISRQQQLFGYDHKPCNRWEQVVDVEHSLHLGAKPKVAEADEAAVQKLRYVPPTWTFECDEDLVHYFYDHIGKEDENLGSVKQCVTSIDVSSSSEDPSGSASCLTDGDTETYWESDGMQGQHWIRLHMKRGTVVNKLILTVDSTDDNYMPKRVTVYGGEGDNLKKYSDVSIDDNLIGEVCVLEDMTSHLPVIEIRIEECRDEGIDVRIRGLKIKSSCERDLGLNAEVFQSPNLVRYPRLEGTPPDVLYRRALVIQRFITLLDNLLPHMVPAWDYSLGTFSQIKSIKQFLLLSKRRSALITQCLKDSESSKPNFMPRLYINRRLAMEHRDNPTLEPTCKNAVFTQVYEGLKPSDKYEKTLDYRWPARYDQWWECKFIAEGIIDQGGGFRDSLADMSEELCPSSSECPMPLPFFTRTSNQGAGEARDFYVPNPSCREFNKFEWIGQLMGAALRGKDFLVLALPGLVWKQLIGEVVSWSKDFPAVDSVLVKLLEAMEHMDKETFDFKFGQELVYTTPLSDGRLAELIPGGSGVVVQYEDRMEFIRLVKKARIEESREQIAAMQAGLMKVVPQAVLDLLTWQEVEKKVCGDPEITVEALKRLTRFEDLEQTDVRVQYLWEALMNFTNEDRSRFLRFVTGRSRLPAPIYIFPDKQGSEITDALPQSSTCSSTLYLPKYPSAKVCEEKLRYAAYNCVAIDTDMSPWEE, encoded by the exons ATGTCTCCGGGCGACAACCCTCACACTCTCCTAGGGAGGATCcgatttttaaacaaatgcattgagTGCTTCCGAAAGAGTGAACAGCTACCGGAGTCTTTATGTTATGTGCCGAAAGAGGTTTGTTACAAAATTTGTAAAGATTCATCATCGAGCTCCACTTCCGCGTCGTCGTCAACAGCTGGTAACTCAGGTGGAAAGAGTCTGGTGCCGGTGTGGGAGAGCCCACATCAGGCCCCGCACAAAAAAACAAGCAAGTGTAACATTGAGCCGAAGAAAGGGACGTGCATACGAACAACAGGGGAGGAATACTGCAACAGCCATGGCCTGTGGGTCAAAATAAACAAG GAGCAGCTGGAGGAGTATCGTCCTGGTCTGGATATTGAGGAAGGCTGGATTCTGCTGTGTAAACATACAGAGGGTGGAGACAGGCTTGTGCCAGTGGAGTCTCCTGACACAATTAGTCGGCAACAGCAGCTGTTTGGCTATGACCACAAGCCTTGTAACAG GTGGGAACAGGTGGTGGATGTGGAACACTCTTTACATTTGGGTGCCAAACCCAAAGTGGCAGAGGCAGATGAGGCTGCTGTTCAGAAGCTGAG GTATGTACCTCCAACATGGACATTTGAATGCGACGAGGACCTTGTTCACTACTTTTATGACCATATTGGGAAGGAAGATGAAAATCTTGGGAGCGTGAAGCAATGCGTGACCAGCATTGATGTTTCCTCAAGTTCG GAGGACCCCAGTGGTAGTGCAAGCTGCTTGACAGATGGAGACACTGAGACGTACTGGGAGAGTGATGGGATGCAGGGGCAGCACTGGATCCGTCTACATATGAAGAGAGGCACTGTGGTTAA CAAACTAATATTAACAGTGGACTCAACCGACGATAACTACATGCCTAAAAGAGTGACAGTGTATGGCGGAGAAGGAGATAACCTTAAGAAGTACAGCGATGTATCAATAGATGA CAATTTGATTGGAGAAGTCTGTGTTCTGGAAGATATGACATCACACTTGCCTGTTATAGAGATTAGGATTGAGGAATGCAGAG ATGAGGGAATTGATGTACGGATCAGAGGATTAAAGATCAAATCGTCTTGTGAACGAGACCTGGGCCTGAATGCAGAAGTGTTCCAGTCTCCCAACTTAGTGCGTTACCCAAGACTCGAGGGCACGCCTCCTGATGTCCTCTATCGACGTGCATTGGTCATTCAGAG GTTTATCACACTTCTGGACAATCTGTTGCCTCACATGGTTCCTGCATGGGACTACAGCCTTGGAACATTCAGCCAGATCAAA AGCATAAAACAGTTCCTGTTATTGTCAAAGCGCCGCTCTGCCCTCATCACCCAGTGCCTGAAAGACTCGGAGAGCAGTAAGCCTAACTTCATGCCACGTCTTTACATAAACCGTCGCCTGGCTATGGAGCATCGTGACAACCCCACTTTAGAGCCCACATGTAAAAACGCTGTCTTCACTCAG GTGTATGAGGGTTTGAAGCCATCTGACAAATACGAAAAAACTTTGGATTACAG GTGGCCAGCACGATATGACCAGTGGTGGGAATGTAAATTTATTGCAGAAGGCATCATTGATCAAG GGGGTGGATTTCGAGACAGCCTGGCAGACATGTCTGAAGAGCTGTGTCCCAGTTCATCAGAATGCCCCATGCCTCTTCCATTCTTCACTCGAACCTCTAACCAG GGAGCTGGAGAAGCTAGAGACTTTTACGTGCCGAATCCTTCATGCAGAGAATTCAACAAGTTTGAGTGGATTGGGCAACTTATGGGAGCAGCCCTTCGCGGGAAAGACTTTCTG GTTCTGGCTCTTCCAGGGCTTGTGTGGAAGCAGCTAATCGGAGAGGTTGTTAGCTGGAGTAAAGACTTTCCTGCTGTTGATTCCGTGTTG GTGAAGTTGTTGGAGGCTATGGAGCATATGGACAAGGAGACGTTTGACTTTAAGTTTGGTCAGGAACTTGTATACACCACACCCCTGAGTGATGGGCGACTGGCGGAGCTAATTCCAGGAGGCAGTGGAGTAGTGGTCCAATATGAAGATCGCATGGAGTTCATACGCCTTGTAAAGAAAGCAAGAATTGAAGAGAGCAGAGAACAG ATAGCAGCCATGCAGGCTGGACTAATGAAGGTGGTGCCACAGGCTGTGCTTGATCTCCTAACATGGCAGGAAGTAGAGAAGAAAGTGTGTGGAGACCCAGAGATCACAGTGGAGGCCCTTAAACGCCTCA CACGTTTTGAGGACTTGGAACAAACAGATGTCAGAGTGCAATATTTATGGGAAGCCCTCATGAACTTCACTAATG AGGATCGTAGCAGGTTTTTAAGATTTGTGACTGGCAGAAGTCGCCTTCCTGCCCCGATCTACATCTTTCCAGACAAACAAGG GTCTGAAATCACGGATGCACTTCCTCAATCTTCCACATGTTCTAGCACCCTTTATCTACCCAAATACCCAAG TGCTAAAGTTTGTGAAGAGAAGCTTCGCTATGCTGCATATAACTGTGTGGCCATCGACACAGACATGAGTCCCTGGGAGGAGTAA
- the rabggtb gene encoding geranylgeranyl transferase type-2 subunit beta: MGTQVKDVIIKPDAPSTVLLDKHADYIAAYGSKKDDYEYTLSEYLRMSGIYWGLTVMDLMGQLSRMNREEIIEFIKSCQHDCGGISASIGHDPHLLYTLSAVQILCLYDSINAIDVGKVVDYVKGLQQEDGSFAGDKWGEIDTRFSFCAVATLALLGKLDAINVDKAVEFVLSCMNFDGGFGCRPGSESHAGQIYCCTGFLSVTGQLHQVNADLLGWWLCERQLPSGGLNGRPEKLPDVCYSWWVLASLKIIGRIHWIDKTKLRNFILACQDEETGGFADRPGDMVDPFHTLFGVAGLSLLGDEQIKPVNPVFCMPEDVLQRIGLQPDLLS, translated from the exons ATG GGGACACAGGTAAAAGACGTGATTATTAAACCTGATGCTCCAAGCACTGTCCTTCTGGACAAGCATGCGGACTATATTGCAGCTTATGGCTCCAAGAAGGACGACTAT GAGTACACACTATCTGAGTACTTAAGAATGAGTGGCATCTACTGGGGCCTGACAGTAATGGACCTGATGGGTCAGCTCTCCCGAATGAATCGTGAGGAGATCATAGAGTTTATCAAGTCATGCCAGCATGACTGTGGAGGCATCAGTGCCAGCATTGGCCATGACCCACATCTCCTCTACACCCTCAGTGCTGTACAG ATCCTCTGCTTGTATGATAGCATTAATGCCATTGATGTCGGCAAAGTGGTGGATTATGTTAAAGGACTGCAGCAAGAGGATGGCTCATTCGCAGGAGATAAATGGg GAGAAATAGATACACGGTTTTCCTTTTGTGCCGTTGCAACGTTGGCACTACTg GGAAAGTTGGATGCTATCAACGTAGATAAGGCAGTGGAGTTTGTGCTGTCCTGTATGAACTTTGATGGTGGATTTGGTTGTAGGCCTGGCTCAGAGTCACATGCTGGTCAG ATTTACTGTTGCACAGGCTTCTTGTCCGTCACTGGACAGCTGCATCAGGTTAATGCAGATCTGTTGGGTTGGTGGCTCTGTGAAAGACAGTTGCCATCAGGAGGCCTAAATGGGAGACCAGAGAAG CTGCCTGATGTCTGCTATTCCTGGTGGGTGCTTGCCTCTCTTAAGATCATTGGCAGAATCCACTGGATTGACAAAACCAAACTGCGCAATTTTATTCTTGCCTGCCAGGATGAAGAGACTGGAGGGTTTGCTGATAGGCCTGGAGACATG GTGGATCCGTTCCACACTTTGTTTGGTGTGGCTGGACTGTCTTTGCTGGGAGATGAGCAGATCAAACCAGTAAACCCTGTGTTTTGCATGCCTGAAGATGTGCTTCAGAGGATCGGCCTTCAACCAGACTTGCTGAGTTGA
- the acadm gene encoding medium-chain specific acyl-CoA dehydrogenase, mitochondrial, with translation MLLNKVLRAGVQAGLRFQSTSAQPGVRVAAATSTSAHGGFCFELTDQQKEFQVLARKFAREEIIPAAPGYDKSGEYPVPLIKKAWELGLMNGHIPEDCGGMGLGIFEACLITEELAYGCTGVQTAIEANSLGQMPVIIAGNDAQKKKYLGRLTEEPLMCAYCVTEPGAGSDVAGVKTQAVKKGDDYVINGQKMWITNGGKANWYFLLARTNSDPKCPASKAFTGFIVDADTPGVQPGRKEMNMGQRCSDTRGITFEDVVVPKENVLIGEGAGFKIAMGAFDKTRPPVAAGATGLAQRALDEATKYALERKTFGKLIAEHQAVSFILAEMAMKVELARMAYQRSAWEVDLGRRNTYYASIAKAFAGDIANQCAADAVQIFGGNGFNSEYPVEKLMRDAKIYQIYEGTAQIQRLIISREHFDRFKQ, from the exons ATGCTTTTGAATAAG GTTTTGAGGGCAGGTGTTCAGGCTGGGCTACGGTTTCAGAGCACTAGTGCTCAACCTGGTGTCAGAGTTGCTGCTGCCACCTCCACATCAGCTCATGGAGGATTctgttttg AGTTAACTGACCAGCAGAAAGAGTTTCAGGTGTTGGCAAGAAAGTTTGCACGGGAGGAGATTATCCCCGCTGCCCCAGGATATGATAAAAGTGGTGAA TATCCAGTTCCTCTGATTAAAAAAGCATGGGAGTTGGGTCTAATGAATGGACATATTCCAGAGGATTGTG GTGGAATGGGTCTTGGCATATTTGAAGCATGCCTCATCACTGAGGAGCTGGCCTATGGCTGCACAGGAGTACAGACAGCTATTGAGGCAAACTCTCTTGGA CAAATGCCAGTCATTATTGCTGGTAATGATGCTCAGAAGAAGAAATATTTGGGTAGATTGACAGAGGAGCCACTAATGTGT GCATACTGTGTGACTGAGCCGGGTGCAGGGTCTGACGTGGCTGGAGTAAAGACCCAGGCTGTTAAGAAGGGAGATGACTACGTGATCAATGGTCAGAAAATGTGGATCACCAATGGTGGAAAAGCAAACTG GTATTTCCTGCTGGCCCGTACAAATTCTGATCCTAAATGCCCTGCTAGCAAGGCTTTCACAGGCTTTATTGTTGATGCTGACACCCCAGGAGTCCAGCCTGGCAGAAAG GAAATGAACATGGGCCAAAGATGCTCGGATACAAGGGGCATCACGTTTGAAGATGTTGTAGTTCCAAAGGAGAATGTTTTGATTGGAGAAGGAGCTGGCTTTAAGATTGCCATGGGTGCATTTGACAAGACCAGACCACCA GTGGCTGCAGGTGCCACTGGTCTTGCACAGAGAGCACTCGATGAGGCCACAAAGTATGCTTTGGAAAGAAAGACTTTTGGCAAGCTCATTGCAGAG CATCAGGCAGTGTCATTCATTCTTGCTGAAATGGCCATGAAAGTGGAGCTTGCAAGGATGGCCTATCAGAGATCAGCTTGGGAAGTGGATCTGGGCCGTAGGAACACGTACTATGCTTCCATTGCTAAGGCCTTTGCCGGAGACATCGCAAACCAGTGTGCTGCTGATGCCGTCCAGATCTTCGGTGGAAACGGGTTTAATAGTGAATATCCTGTGGAGAAGCTGATGAGAGATGCCAAGATTTACCAG ATTTATGAAGGCACTGCTCAAATCCAAAGGCTTATTATCTCGAGAGAGCACTTTGACAGATTCAAACAATAA
- the LOC129442220 gene encoding small ribosomal subunit protein eS8: MGISRDNWHKRRKTGGKRKPVHKKRKYELGRPPANTKIGPRRIHTIRVRGGNKKYRALRLDVGNFSWGSECCTRKTRIIDVVYNASNNELVRTKTLVKNCVVLVDSTPFRQWYESHYAIPLGRKKGAKLTPEEEEILNKKRSKKVQKKFDVRRKTSKISTLLEEQFQQGKLLACIASRPGQCGRADGYVLEGKELEFYLRKIKAKKGK, from the exons ATGG GTATCTCAAGGGACAACTGGCACAAACGCCGTAAGACCGGTGGCAAACGTAAGCCCGTTCACAAGAAAAGGAAATATGAACTCGGGCGTCCTCCTGCAAACACCAAG ATTGGACCTCGTCGTATCCACACAATAAGGGTCCGTGGTGGCAACAAGAAATATCGTGCCCTGAGGCTTGATGTGGGCAACTTCTCATGGGGATCAGAAT GCTGCACACGCAAGACCAGGATCATTGATGTGGTCTACAATGCCTCTAACAATGAGCTGGTGAGAACCAAGACCCTGGTGAAGAACTGTGTGGTCCTTGTAGACAGCACTCCTTTCAGACAGTGGTATGAGTCTCACTACGCCATCCCTCTTGGAAGGAAGAAGGGTGCCAAGCTG ACCCCTGAGGAAGAGGAGATTCTGAACAAGAAGAGGTCCAAAAAGGTCCAAAAGAAATTTGATGTGCGCAGAAAGACCAGCAAGATCAGCACACTATTGGAGGAGCAGTTCCAGCAGGGAAAACTGCTTG CTTGCATTGCCTCCAGACCGGGACAGTGTGGTAGGGCTGATGGCTACGTCCTCGAGGGCAAAGAACTTGAGTTCTACTTGAGGAAAATTAAGGCCAAGAAAGGCAAATAA